A stretch of the Dioscorea cayenensis subsp. rotundata cultivar TDr96_F1 chromosome 4, TDr96_F1_v2_PseudoChromosome.rev07_lg8_w22 25.fasta, whole genome shotgun sequence genome encodes the following:
- the LOC120258106 gene encoding E3 ubiquitin-protein ligase RNF181-like, producing the protein MPFITSKSSAEDALRNMFLNTRTWNDMVISETCSEMRESMFSELSESIFSFLIDRVFEHEVSEIVFEIDVEKERVLTVDDIPEEEYDFLEYLVDSIDHELDEIEDLVDSINYDLHEQDSEYSCPAPQVLLESMVTEVFHSTEEEGMGCVICLEELVSGTEVKRLPCFHCFHGQCIDRWFQEMDKCPMCRFTLPA; encoded by the coding sequence ATGCCTTTCATCACAAGTAAATCATCCGCAGAAGATGCCCTTCGAAATATGTTTTTGAACACCAGAACATGGAATGACATGGTCATCTCTGAGACTTGTAGTGAGATGCGTGAATCAATGTTCTCTGAGCTCTCGGAAAGTATCTTCTCTTTTCTAATTGATAGAGTATTTGAACATGAGGTTTCTGAGATAGTCTTTGAAATTGATGTAGAAAAAGAGAGAGTGTTAACAGTAGATGACATACCGGAAGAAGAATATGATTTTTTAGAGTATTTGGTGGACTCCATTGATCATGAGCTTGATGAGATTGAGGATTTGGTGGACTCCATTAATTATGACCTTCATGAGCAGGACTCTGAATATAGTTGTCCGGCACCACAGGTGCTTTTGGAGAGCATGGTGACGGAGGTGTTTCACAGTACTGAAGAAGAGGGCATGGGTTGTGTCATATGTTTAGAAGAGCTTGTTTCCGGCACAGAGGTGAAGCGTTTGCCATGCTTTCATTGCTTTCATGGACAATGCATTGATCGTTGGTTTCAAGAAATGGATAAATGCCCAATGTGTAGATTCACCTTGCCTGCATGA
- the LOC120258310 gene encoding uncharacterized protein LOC120258310, translated as MKTSLLLRSGGGGGVPIHFSIRSLKGIRWNRTFTFSPRSASQGEKKGNNIQIDSEHLRRARSDTDLAGSARVIALASFPGTVVGEDEEERLEMEFGGGFGSGKQTRTRGRGGGGGGDQSQNEIVSEYYKSMLSSDPNNTLLLRNYGQFLHEVIGDFGEAEKYYSRAIVLSPRDGDLLSLYAKLLWDEGEKTKAGHYYDLAAKASPDDRFVLGAQAYFLWSLDEDEDEVGVENTAEFLQG; from the exons ATGAAAACATCTCTCTTGCTCCGgagcggcggcggcggcggcgtgCCGATCCACTTCTCGATCCGATCACTGAAAGGTATCAGATGGAACAGGACCTTCACCTTCTCTCCGCGATCGGCTTCACAGGGAGAGAAGAAAGGTAACAACATCCAGATCGATTCGGAACATCTCCGGAGAGCCAGATCTGACACCGATCTGGCCGGATCGGCTCGCGTTATCGCTCTTGCGTCGTTCCCCGGGACGGTAGTGggggaggatgaggaggagagGTTGGAGATGGAATTCGGCGGCGGGTTTGGTTCCGGTAAGCAGACAAGAACCCGCGGCCGTGGTGGTGGCGGCGGTGGAGATCAGAGCCAGAACGAGATCGTTTCCGAATACTATAAATCGATGCTAAGCTCCGATCCTAACAACACCTTGCTTCTCAGGAATTACGGCCAGTTCTTGCACGAG GTAATAGGGGATTTTGGTGAGGCGGAGAAGTACTATTCGAGAGCAATAGTATTGAGTCCTCGGGATGGTGATTTGCTCTCGTTGTACGCTAAGCTTTTGTGGGATGAGGGAGAGAAGACGAAGGCCGGCCATTACTATGACCTTGCTGCCAAAGCCTCTCCTGATGATcg TTTTGTGCTTGGGGCGCAAGCTTATTTCTTATGGAGCttggatgaggatgaggatgaagtTGGCGTTGAGAACACTGCTGAGTTTCTACAGGGTTGA
- the LOC120258312 gene encoding uncharacterized protein LOC120258312: MAGERTREGGDDGGLVVNNNETLRSFLRSAADDHDHLTPELRHLASDLCSQSSIPYRSLRTVWFALPSGDRPALRRLFAGAEFVFSSPKPREKSEELKERLRKLEELAETKAYADLVKDIAPKKENVEPFSSYKDQIGFGMHVVLMMFTGYLVGYATFRALFNHSAVMNVAGGILGLVSGMLLETVLFIIRTSNRSIASSKSTSKLKKNQ; this comes from the exons ATGGCCGGAGAACGAACTCGCGAGGGCGGCGACGATGGTGGCCTCGTCGTTAACAACAACGAGACGCTTCGATCCTTCCTACGCTCCGCCGCCGATGACCACGATCACCTCACGCCTGAACTCCGCCACCTCGCTTCGGATCTCTGTTCGCAGAGCTCCATCCCTTATCGATCTCTCCGCACTGTCTGGTTCGCTCTCCCCTCCGGTGACCGCCCGGCCCTTCGCCGCCTCTTTGCTGGCGCCGAATTTGTGTTTTCGAGTCCTAAGCCTAGGGAGAAG AGCGAGGAGCTGAAGGAAAGGCTGCGAAAGTTGGAGGAGCTGGCGGAGACGAAGGCGTATGCGGACCTCGTGAAAGATATCGCTCCCAAGAAGGAGAATGTGGAGCCATTCTCTTCATACAAGGATCAGATTGGATTTG GTATGCATGTTGTGCTGATGATGTTTACAGGCTATTTAGTTGGATATGCTACTTTCAGAGCCCTATTCAATCACAGTGCTGTAATG aatgttgCTGGGGGCATCTTAGGGTTGGTGAGTGGTATGCTTCTTGAAACggttctttttattattaggaCTTCCAACCGAAGTATTGCATCTTCCAAGTCTACATCAAAgctaaagaaaaatcaataa